From a region of the Neobacillus niacini genome:
- a CDS encoding M20/M25/M40 family metallo-hydrolase, producing the protein MEHLRWGTPDRLRSLLCELVSWKSMTLTDGEREFPGKVQAKLQGLKYFQENPDLLGLYEADLGRRFLAGLYKCDREEQDTIVLLSHFDTVNTEEYGDLEEYAYLPEELTKLLLNRMGELDGEALNDLLSGEYLFGRGTMDMKMGLAMHMGLLEKATVEKWPINLLLLTVPDEEVNSSGMRAAVTKLLELKDKHNLTYKLFLNGEPVFTQEPGDRSFYVYSGSIGKIMPSALFYGKETHVGEPLSGITAPFIASFLTQRMEWNLTLQEMMNGETTPLPVTLQQKDLRMEYSVQTPYRTAALYNVFLMKRTADEIMEIFETVAIDAAEACNQAYKEVCLKHSVQPVGEVRVLRYEDLQTHATRKFGLDFVEEIKSQVQAMPNWDDREKSIRIADSLMIECQELAPAIVLLYAPPYYPAVNSSDDDLVKRCVQFVRDIGQRRFNLPVKQVHYFNGISDLSYVNYHDEGEGWTAFKANTPVWGSSYCIPFDAMTQLCAPVLNVGPFGKDAHKRTERLHIKNSFEEVPYLVENMIKMIIKSMCQSVH; encoded by the coding sequence ATGGAACATCTTAGGTGGGGAACACCGGATAGGCTGCGGAGTTTATTGTGTGAACTGGTGAGCTGGAAAAGCATGACGTTAACTGATGGGGAGCGTGAGTTTCCTGGCAAGGTTCAGGCGAAACTTCAGGGGTTAAAGTATTTTCAAGAGAATCCCGACCTTTTGGGTCTTTATGAGGCTGATTTAGGGCGGAGATTTTTAGCAGGGTTGTATAAGTGTGATCGTGAGGAACAGGATACAATTGTTTTACTAAGTCATTTTGATACGGTAAACACTGAAGAGTATGGGGACTTAGAGGAGTATGCCTATCTGCCGGAGGAATTGACGAAATTACTATTAAATAGAATGGGTGAACTAGACGGGGAGGCTCTTAATGATCTCCTATCTGGTGAATATTTATTTGGCCGGGGCACAATGGATATGAAGATGGGACTGGCAATGCATATGGGGTTATTGGAAAAAGCAACGGTTGAGAAATGGCCGATAAATCTCCTCCTGCTGACTGTCCCTGATGAAGAGGTAAACTCATCCGGTATGCGTGCGGCTGTAACGAAACTGTTGGAATTAAAAGATAAACATAATCTCACCTATAAGCTTTTCCTAAATGGGGAGCCGGTATTTACGCAAGAACCAGGTGACAGAAGTTTTTATGTGTATTCTGGGTCCATTGGAAAAATTATGCCATCTGCACTCTTTTATGGAAAAGAAACACATGTCGGCGAACCACTAAGTGGCATTACAGCGCCATTTATTGCCTCATTTTTGACGCAGAGAATGGAGTGGAATTTAACTCTGCAAGAAATGATGAATGGTGAAACTACACCACTTCCTGTTACCCTCCAGCAAAAAGATTTACGAATGGAATACTCTGTTCAAACACCTTATCGTACTGCAGCGTTATATAATGTGTTTTTAATGAAACGGACTGCAGATGAAATCATGGAGATTTTTGAAACAGTTGCCATTGATGCTGCCGAAGCATGCAATCAAGCGTATAAAGAGGTTTGTTTGAAGCACTCTGTTCAGCCAGTGGGCGAAGTCCGTGTGTTGCGTTACGAGGATTTACAAACACATGCGACCCGTAAATTCGGATTGGATTTTGTGGAGGAAATAAAGTCTCAAGTTCAGGCTATGCCCAACTGGGATGACCGTGAAAAATCAATACGAATAGCGGACAGTCTAATGATTGAATGTCAGGAGCTTGCACCAGCAATCGTCTTACTCTATGCACCACCTTATTATCCGGCGGTTAATTCATCTGATGATGACCTCGTCAAGAGATGTGTCCAGTTTGTTAGGGACATAGGACAGAGAAGATTTAATTTACCTGTAAAACAGGTGCATTATTTTAATGGAATAAGTGACTTAAGCTATGTGAACTATCATGATGAAGGCGAAGGGTGGACTGCATTTAAAGCGAATACACCAGTATGGGGAAGCAGTTACTGTATACCTTTTGATGCCATGACCCAGCTTTGTGCACCTGTCCTAAATGTCGGTCCATTTGGGAAAGATGCCCACAAACGAACAGAAAGACTGCACATAAAAAACTCTTTCGAAGAGGTTCCATATCTAGTTGAAAATATGATAAAAATGATTATTAAGAGCATGTGTCAATCTGTTCATTGA
- a CDS encoding amino acid permease, whose translation METVNQVSQENQLNRSMKRRHLFMLSLGGVIGTGLFLNAGYTINQSGAGGALVGYLFGGIILYLVMVCLGELAVHMPVTGSFQTYASKFISPSAGFSLGWMYFIGSATTAGVEFTAAGILMQRWFPDVSVWIWCALFILLLFGLNALTTRGFAEAEYWFAGIKVIAVIFFIIIGAGAIFGIIPLEDRPAPLLENLAPSGLFPAGIAILFVTMMNVIFSYQGSELIGIAAGESEEPSKNIPRAIRNVLFRIIVFYLASIIILSAIFPTEELGLLESPFVTLMDLAGIPFAPDIMNFVILTAILSVGNSCIYASTRLLWAMAHEGMAPKRFGKLSKRKVPFTALVFTMIFSLLSLLTSVIAADTVFVLLMSVAGISVTISWIGIALSQLMFRRKYLKDGGKLEDLQYKVPLYPLIPLICIVFCVSILIFLAFDPTQLIGLLIGLGFLVICYVSYHFKNKQTKANSETNIKG comes from the coding sequence ATGGAAACAGTTAATCAGGTAAGTCAGGAAAATCAATTAAATCGTTCCATGAAGCGCAGGCATTTATTTATGCTTTCATTAGGGGGAGTTATTGGAACGGGCTTGTTTTTAAATGCTGGTTATACAATTAATCAATCGGGAGCCGGCGGTGCACTAGTCGGGTATTTGTTTGGCGGGATTATTTTGTACTTGGTCATGGTCTGCCTAGGAGAGCTCGCTGTTCATATGCCGGTAACCGGTTCTTTTCAAACATATGCCAGTAAATTCATTAGTCCTTCTGCCGGGTTTTCTTTAGGATGGATGTATTTTATTGGGTCGGCCACTACTGCAGGGGTAGAGTTTACCGCGGCCGGTATCTTGATGCAGAGGTGGTTCCCAGATGTTTCCGTCTGGATATGGTGTGCGTTGTTTATACTGTTGTTATTCGGACTTAATGCCTTAACAACAAGAGGTTTCGCCGAGGCGGAATACTGGTTTGCCGGTATCAAGGTAATAGCTGTTATCTTTTTTATCATAATAGGTGCCGGAGCCATTTTTGGAATTATTCCTCTTGAAGACAGACCTGCTCCACTATTAGAAAATCTAGCTCCATCTGGTTTATTCCCGGCTGGGATTGCTATTCTCTTTGTCACGATGATGAATGTGATCTTTTCCTATCAAGGATCCGAATTAATCGGGATTGCTGCCGGAGAGAGCGAGGAACCTTCTAAGAATATCCCTCGTGCAATTCGCAACGTGTTATTTAGGATCATTGTCTTTTATTTGGCCTCTATTATAATCTTATCAGCAATTTTTCCAACCGAGGAACTCGGTTTACTCGAGAGTCCATTCGTTACTTTAATGGATTTGGCTGGAATTCCATTCGCACCAGATATAATGAATTTTGTTATCCTGACAGCGATATTATCAGTAGGAAACTCTTGTATCTATGCGTCCACCCGTCTTTTGTGGGCAATGGCTCATGAGGGAATGGCACCAAAACGGTTTGGGAAACTTTCAAAACGTAAGGTTCCATTTACAGCTCTCGTCTTTACGATGATATTCTCACTATTATCCCTATTGACAAGTGTTATTGCCGCAGATACAGTTTTCGTTCTATTGATGTCTGTTGCCGGAATATCCGTAACCATCTCCTGGATAGGAATTGCGCTCTCTCAGTTAATGTTCCGGCGTAAATATTTGAAGGACGGTGGGAAATTAGAGGACTTGCAATACAAAGTCCCATTGTACCCGTTAATCCCATTGATATGTATCGTATTCTGCGTATCCATACTTATATTCCTTGCCTTTGACCCAACACAGCTAATAGGGCTGCTAATCGGTCTAGGATTCCTAGTAATATGCTATGTATCCTACCACTTCAAAAACAAACAAACCAAAGCAAACTCAGAAACAAATATAAAAGGATAA
- a CDS encoding dimethylarginine dimethylaminohydrolase family protein: MFNNTIVKIPSDSYVNGLTTSDLGRPNLELALEQHQAYIEALKKCGTTVTVLPSNIEFPDSTFVEDTAVLTPNFAVISNPGALSRNGEIHEMEPVLKSFYESIYKIKAPGTLDGGDILQIEDHFYIGISARTNHDGALQLKTILELEGYKGTIVQLEKFFHLKTGIAYLGNQTIVVAGEFIDHPEFNQYQKIVVPPEEEYAANCIRINDFVIIPAGYPITKQKITTAGFQTIELEMSEFRKQDGGLSCLSLRF; this comes from the coding sequence ATGTTTAACAATACGATTGTTAAAATACCAAGTGATAGCTATGTCAATGGCTTAACCACTTCCGATTTAGGAAGACCTAATCTCGAACTAGCTTTAGAGCAGCACCAGGCCTATATAGAGGCGTTGAAAAAATGCGGAACAACCGTAACGGTCCTTCCTAGTAATATAGAATTTCCGGATTCTACTTTCGTTGAGGATACAGCGGTATTGACACCTAATTTCGCTGTGATTTCAAATCCAGGGGCACTTTCCCGGAATGGAGAAATCCATGAAATGGAACCTGTACTCAAGTCTTTCTATGAATCTATTTATAAAATTAAGGCTCCAGGAACTCTTGATGGAGGTGATATCCTGCAGATTGAGGATCATTTTTATATAGGAATTTCGGCCAGAACTAATCATGATGGTGCGTTGCAATTAAAAACGATCCTAGAATTGGAAGGTTACAAAGGTACCATTGTTCAGTTAGAGAAATTCTTTCATTTAAAAACAGGTATTGCTTATTTAGGAAATCAAACGATTGTGGTCGCAGGAGAATTTATTGATCATCCGGAGTTTAACCAATATCAAAAAATAGTTGTTCCACCTGAAGAGGAATACGCAGCAAATTGTATCCGTATAAATGACTTTGTCATCATCCCTGCGGGTTATCCTATAACAAAACAAAAAATTACTACTGCAGGCTTCCAGACAATCGAACTCGAAATGTCTGAATTCCGTAAACAGGATGGCGGATTAAGCTGCTTGTCACTGCGCTTTTAA
- a CDS encoding dimethylarginine dimethylaminohydrolase family protein, giving the protein MYKNLNKVILKHPKDAFISQDHLGNEWKRFNYMNEPDFIKAQDEFEQFLSIIKEHVTEIEFLPAAETVGLDSLYAHDPVKFTKQGAIILKSGKKLRQPEAEAYKQYLQEKKIPILGELTGDAMADGGDIVWLDDRTLLIGRGYRTNDEAIRQIQEMTKELVDEFVVVQLPHDQGEEECLHLMSIISIVDENLAVVYSRLMPVFLRQLLIKRGFQLIEVPDDEYHRLGCNVLALAPRVCVMVSGNPSTKEQLLEAGATVYEYEGNEISYLGTGGPTCLTCPVVRG; this is encoded by the coding sequence ATGTACAAAAATCTTAACAAGGTGATTTTAAAACATCCAAAGGATGCTTTTATCAGTCAGGACCATTTAGGAAATGAATGGAAAAGGTTTAACTACATGAATGAACCAGATTTTATTAAGGCACAAGATGAATTTGAACAGTTTCTTTCCATCATTAAGGAACATGTGACTGAAATTGAATTTTTACCTGCAGCAGAGACTGTTGGATTAGACTCCCTTTATGCCCATGATCCTGTAAAATTTACGAAACAAGGGGCAATTATTTTAAAATCTGGGAAAAAATTACGACAACCAGAGGCTGAGGCTTATAAACAATATTTGCAAGAAAAGAAGATTCCTATATTAGGAGAACTGACTGGGGACGCGATGGCTGATGGAGGAGACATTGTATGGCTCGATGATCGTACGTTATTGATTGGCCGTGGTTATCGGACGAATGATGAGGCCATTAGACAAATCCAGGAGATGACAAAAGAGTTGGTAGACGAGTTCGTTGTTGTTCAATTGCCTCACGACCAGGGGGAGGAAGAATGTCTTCATCTCATGTCCATTATTAGTATCGTCGACGAGAACCTGGCAGTGGTTTATTCAAGGCTTATGCCGGTATTTCTTCGGCAGCTGTTAATCAAGCGAGGTTTTCAATTAATAGAGGTGCCCGATGACGAGTATCACCGTCTAGGCTGCAATGTTCTTGCGTTAGCGCCAAGAGTCTGCGTAATGGTTTCAGGTAATCCATCAACAAAGGAGCAATTACTTGAAGCAGGCGCAACTGTTTATGAATATGAAGGAAATGAAATTTCTTATTTAGGAACGGGGGGACCAACATGTTTAACATGTCCAGTAGTGAGAGGATAA
- a CDS encoding IclR family transcriptional regulator, which yields MQTIDRAMQVIKVLSQSDTKNWFSITDLSKECELPVSTMHRLLQSMIKHGLIQQDPNLKLYSLGYSWLEYGLQMYDTFDFVGLIRPEMESLMHKVEESVYFSKPIGLEALVVERIDCPHNPIRIYDQLGIRIPMNIGAANKVMLAHMNRGEALKIISELVPKEEMDSFLQQLNTIQQKGFGESHGERTKGTSSVAAPIFNHSNELIGALSIGYVDINQTDEKQQLLIEKVIQYGLRISAKLGNKLYIQTKKNIKET from the coding sequence TTGCAAACAATTGACCGAGCTATGCAAGTAATTAAAGTTCTATCCCAAAGTGATACTAAAAATTGGTTCTCGATTACAGATTTATCAAAGGAGTGTGAATTGCCTGTAAGCACCATGCATCGTCTTCTACAATCCATGATCAAACATGGATTAATTCAGCAGGATCCGAATCTTAAACTCTATTCATTGGGGTATTCCTGGCTGGAATATGGCTTACAAATGTATGATACCTTTGATTTTGTCGGGCTGATCCGCCCTGAAATGGAGTCATTAATGCATAAAGTGGAGGAGAGCGTTTATTTCAGTAAGCCTATTGGCTTGGAAGCTTTAGTGGTCGAAAGAATTGATTGTCCGCATAATCCAATCCGGATTTATGACCAGTTGGGAATTAGAATCCCAATGAATATCGGGGCTGCCAATAAAGTCATGCTGGCCCATATGAATAGGGGCGAGGCTTTAAAAATCATAAGTGAGTTAGTACCAAAAGAAGAAATGGATTCGTTTTTACAACAGCTAAACACCATTCAGCAAAAAGGTTTTGGAGAAAGCCACGGAGAAAGAACCAAAGGCACCTCCTCTGTCGCCGCTCCCATATTCAATCACTCCAACGAATTAATAGGAGCATTAAGTATTGGTTACGTTGACATCAACCAAACAGATGAAAAACAACAGTTATTAATTGAAAAAGTTATTCAATACGGCTTGCGAATATCAGCCAAACTAGGCAATAAACTTTATATCCAAACTAAAAAAAACATTAAGGAAACATAA
- a CDS encoding glycerol-3-phosphate dehydrogenase/oxidase — protein sequence MTFSALKREEQLKIISEEQYDLLIIGGGITGAGIALDASLRGMKVALIDMQDFAAGTSSRSTKLVHGGLRYLKQFQVGLVAEVGKERAIVYENGPHVTKPEWMLLPLHKGGTFGPLSTSIGLRVYDYLAGVKKSERRRMLSRNETISKEPLIKKEGLKGGGYYVEYRTDDARLTIEVIKAAYENGANLINYVKAEEFIYHNEVITGVKAKDMRTNKIVSITTKKVVNAGGPWVDHIRKKDYSRNNKQLRLTKGVHIVIDQAVFPLRQAVYFDTPDRRMVFAIPRDGKTYVGTTDTFYGEDATRPKMLEEDREYILNAIHFMFPEVKVSNKDIESSWAGVRPLIYEEGKDPSEISRKDEIWEGESGLITIAGGKLTGYRKMAESVVDLIAKRLGENGQFFKESKTKTYPISGGKVGGSKGFYEYISLKEQEAMEAGFTKEEGRRLVQMYGSNVNEIFHYAKTFEVLENTKLTKIVYAQLMYSIEHEMASTPADFFIRRTGVLFFNINWVRTWKDEVLSFMEKKFNWNKKQTALYKEELEIELKDAVIPVDLKQNKAI from the coding sequence ATGACATTTTCAGCATTAAAAAGAGAAGAGCAGCTTAAAATCATATCGGAAGAACAGTATGACCTGCTTATTATTGGCGGCGGCATCACGGGGGCAGGAATCGCTTTGGATGCCTCCCTCCGAGGAATGAAGGTTGCTCTCATTGACATGCAGGACTTTGCGGCAGGTACGTCAAGCCGTTCAACCAAGCTAGTTCATGGAGGATTACGATACTTAAAGCAATTTCAAGTTGGTTTGGTTGCAGAAGTAGGTAAAGAACGGGCAATCGTTTACGAAAATGGCCCACATGTTACCAAGCCTGAATGGATGCTTCTTCCCCTCCATAAAGGCGGGACATTCGGTCCTTTGAGTACATCTATCGGTTTACGCGTTTACGATTATTTAGCTGGCGTGAAAAAGTCTGAACGCAGACGCATGCTTTCACGGAATGAAACCATTTCGAAAGAACCGCTTATAAAAAAAGAAGGACTCAAGGGTGGAGGGTATTATGTTGAATACCGTACAGATGATGCCAGATTAACCATTGAAGTCATAAAGGCTGCCTACGAAAATGGAGCAAATTTAATAAACTATGTAAAAGCTGAGGAGTTTATTTATCACAATGAAGTGATAACCGGTGTCAAGGCGAAGGATATGCGTACAAACAAGATAGTAAGCATCACTACGAAAAAAGTGGTAAATGCGGGTGGTCCCTGGGTTGATCATATTCGTAAAAAGGATTACTCAAGGAATAACAAACAGCTCCGTTTGACAAAAGGTGTACATATTGTTATCGATCAGGCTGTCTTCCCGCTGCGCCAAGCCGTATATTTTGACACTCCAGATCGACGGATGGTGTTTGCGATACCCCGTGACGGCAAAACCTATGTAGGAACCACAGATACATTTTATGGTGAGGACGCGACTCGTCCCAAAATGCTTGAGGAAGACCGTGAATATATATTGAATGCCATACATTTTATGTTTCCGGAGGTAAAGGTTTCAAACAAAGACATAGAATCGAGCTGGGCAGGCGTCCGTCCATTAATATACGAAGAAGGAAAGGATCCTTCAGAGATATCACGTAAAGATGAAATATGGGAAGGAGAAAGCGGCCTCATTACAATTGCGGGAGGCAAATTGACCGGATACCGGAAGATGGCAGAGTCAGTCGTGGACCTTATTGCAAAACGCCTTGGGGAAAATGGGCAATTTTTTAAAGAATCAAAAACAAAAACATATCCTATTTCAGGCGGCAAAGTCGGAGGTTCTAAAGGGTTTTATGAATATATTTCCCTTAAAGAACAAGAAGCAATGGAGGCAGGATTCACCAAGGAAGAAGGCCGCCGCCTTGTCCAAATGTACGGTTCAAATGTGAATGAAATTTTCCATTACGCAAAAACATTCGAGGTGTTAGAAAACACAAAATTAACGAAAATCGTTTATGCGCAACTAATGTACTCAATTGAGCATGAAATGGCATCTACACCTGCGGATTTCTTCATTCGCCGTACAGGTGTCCTATTTTTCAATATCAACTGGGTCCGTACATGGAAGGATGAGGTACTGTCATTTATGGAGAAAAAATTTAATTGGAATAAGAAACAGACAGCTCTTTATAAAGAGGAGCTCGAAATAGAGCTAAAAGATGCCGTCATACCTGTCGATTTGAAACAAAACAAAGCCATTTGA
- a CDS encoding MgtC/SapB family protein, protein MDFIDYYFNPNDLLFVKRLGLSALLGCMIGWEREYSNKTAGLKTHLLVSLGSCLLMLLSIYGFLDWINHPNVRYDPSRLAAQVINGIGFLAAGSILVRPNLVVSGLTTSASLWVAMGIGLAVGSGNYFMAIATTTLVLLVLTIIPRVEERLIRRSRWDLDLLVEDKPGVLGKITSFLGGHNINILKINTSILKDSDYQVSIKIKVKTRKGLDDVLIGVQRIEGVIEVSNNMVDIRKRSHLRASNL, encoded by the coding sequence ATGGACTTTATAGATTACTATTTTAACCCGAATGATCTCTTGTTCGTGAAGCGCCTGGGGTTATCTGCCCTGCTTGGGTGCATGATTGGCTGGGAAAGAGAGTACTCAAATAAAACAGCAGGTTTAAAAACACATCTGTTGGTATCATTGGGAAGTTGTTTGTTGATGCTCCTGTCTATTTATGGTTTTTTGGATTGGATAAACCATCCAAACGTCCGCTATGACCCATCACGTTTAGCTGCACAAGTCATAAATGGTATAGGTTTTTTGGCAGCAGGTTCTATATTGGTGAGACCGAATTTAGTCGTGTCTGGGCTAACTACTTCGGCTTCTCTTTGGGTAGCAATGGGAATTGGATTGGCAGTTGGTTCCGGAAATTATTTCATGGCCATTGCAACTACAACACTCGTACTTCTGGTATTAACCATTATCCCGCGTGTTGAGGAACGGCTTATAAGAAGATCAAGATGGGATTTAGATCTCCTGGTGGAGGATAAACCAGGTGTGCTTGGAAAAATTACATCATTTTTAGGAGGACACAATATAAATATATTGAAAATAAATACATCTATCTTAAAAGACTCAGATTATCAAGTTTCTATAAAAATCAAGGTGAAAACAAGAAAAGGATTAGATGATGTCCTTATTGGAGTTCAAAGGATTGAGGGAGTCATTGAGGTATCGAATAATATGGTCGATATTAGAAAGCGTAGTCATCTCAGGGCATCCAATCTATGA
- a CDS encoding glycerophosphodiester phosphodiesterase — protein MPLCMAHRGFSGIAPENTLIAFEKALELDFVTSIELDVQLSKDGIPVIIHDFSLERTTNGFGFVKDKTFHELRELDAGSWFSNHYGGERIPSLEEVLTFLKNKGCFVNIELKTAGGQYKGYEHTIIDLVKKYDMEKTVCLTSFDHEVIKNIKNIETEIRTGLIIEGNPVLLREQLLECGATILSINVNFLTYELVERLKKDDIDIVTWTVNDAETMEKVIGISKDIYICTNFPDRYMEIVTNIINK, from the coding sequence ATGCCACTATGTATGGCACACAGGGGTTTTTCGGGGATAGCACCAGAAAATACCTTAATCGCTTTTGAAAAGGCTTTGGAATTAGATTTTGTTACGTCAATTGAATTGGATGTCCAACTATCCAAAGACGGAATTCCAGTGATTATTCACGACTTTTCGTTAGAACGGACGACGAATGGTTTCGGGTTTGTGAAGGATAAAACGTTCCATGAATTAAGGGAATTGGATGCTGGAAGTTGGTTTTCAAATCATTATGGCGGAGAGAGAATACCAAGTTTGGAGGAGGTTTTAACATTTTTGAAGAACAAAGGCTGTTTTGTAAATATCGAATTAAAAACAGCTGGCGGCCAATACAAAGGGTATGAACACACTATTATTGATTTGGTTAAGAAATACGATATGGAAAAAACAGTTTGTTTGACCTCCTTTGACCATGAAGTCATAAAAAATATTAAAAACATAGAAACGGAAATTAGGACAGGTTTAATTATCGAGGGAAATCCTGTATTGTTACGTGAACAATTATTAGAGTGCGGAGCAACTATTCTTTCAATTAACGTGAATTTCTTGACTTATGAATTAGTGGAAAGGTTAAAAAAGGATGATATTGACATAGTTACCTGGACAGTAAATGATGCTGAAACGATGGAAAAGGTTATCGGGATTTCGAAGGATATTTATATCTGTACGAATTTCCCTGATAGATATATGGAAATAGTAACAAACATAATAAATAAATAA
- a CDS encoding Gfo/Idh/MocA family protein has protein sequence MEKIKVGIIGTGFIGPTHIEAIRRLGFVEVVGLAETSMEMAEKKAAEFAIPKAFGDYREMLRDSEIQVVHNCTPNHVHFMINKEIILAGKHVISEKPLAMNIQESTELLELAEKHGVVHGVNFNYRQYATIQNLQAKIANGDLGKVKLVHGSYLQDWLLYETDFNWRLAPEVGGKSRAIADIGSHWCDTVQFVTGKRIVEVFADLATVVPVRKKAKNAIATFSTQTPDEQEYEEIPIHTEDYASVLVRFEDGGRGVFTVSQVSAGRKNRLSFEINGSQCSVFWNQEEPEKLWIGHRDRANETLLADPFLFTVEARTQIHHPGGHNEGWPDALKNMMLNFYSFVRDGKSLKSDKPNFATFKDGHNSMCITDAILESNEQQKWVKVQTLKEVYA, from the coding sequence ATGGAGAAAATAAAAGTTGGAATTATCGGAACAGGGTTTATTGGACCTACTCACATTGAGGCTATTAGAAGGCTTGGTTTTGTGGAAGTAGTAGGTTTGGCGGAAACGAGTATGGAAATGGCGGAAAAAAAAGCAGCTGAGTTTGCCATTCCAAAAGCTTTTGGTGATTATCGTGAAATGCTGAGAGACAGCGAGATCCAGGTTGTGCACAATTGTACGCCAAATCATGTGCATTTTATGATAAATAAGGAAATTATTTTGGCAGGCAAGCATGTCATTTCTGAGAAACCGTTGGCGATGAATATTCAAGAGTCAACAGAATTGTTGGAACTGGCAGAGAAACATGGCGTTGTCCATGGAGTGAATTTTAATTATAGACAGTATGCGACTATCCAAAATTTGCAAGCAAAAATTGCAAACGGCGACCTTGGAAAGGTGAAACTTGTGCATGGCAGCTATCTGCAGGATTGGTTATTGTATGAAACAGACTTTAACTGGCGTCTTGCCCCGGAAGTGGGTGGTAAATCCCGGGCAATTGCCGACATTGGTTCCCATTGGTGCGATACGGTCCAATTTGTAACCGGAAAGCGGATTGTGGAAGTTTTCGCCGATTTGGCAACCGTGGTTCCTGTCAGAAAGAAAGCCAAAAATGCGATTGCTACTTTTAGTACACAAACTCCGGATGAACAAGAATATGAAGAAATTCCAATCCATACAGAAGATTATGCATCCGTTCTTGTCAGGTTTGAAGATGGTGGAAGAGGAGTCTTTACCGTCTCCCAAGTTAGCGCTGGCCGGAAAAATAGATTAAGCTTTGAAATCAATGGCAGCCAATGCTCCGTTTTCTGGAATCAGGAAGAACCTGAAAAATTATGGATTGGACATAGGGATCGAGCGAATGAAACTCTATTGGCGGATCCTTTCCTGTTTACGGTAGAAGCAAGGACACAAATTCATCACCCCGGCGGACACAATGAGGGCTGGCCAGATGCATTAAAGAATATGATGCTGAATTTCTACTCTTTTGTTCGTGATGGCAAGAGTCTGAAATCAGACAAGCCAAATTTTGCAACATTTAAAGACGGCCATAATTCCATGTGTATCACAGACGCTATCTTGGAGAGTAATGAGCAGCAAAAATGGGTGAAGGTTCAGACTTTAAAGGAGGTATATGCATGA
- a CDS encoding carbohydrate ABC transporter permease: MNHNEGYSYQIKKQRLAALVMPGFLEKFKISKLMIYFILVTFLFISIMPVLWIVLAALKDSSELSNNPFSFPQSITFENIIEAWTVGKMGKYFLNSIIVAFPRVIVILILATMAGYAFGKLKFPGKNALFYFFLLGLMVPIQAMIIPLYYNIQGMGLINTFWAMIIPNFGLSMPFAIFMMRAFFKDLPDELMDSAKIDGCNEFQTFFRVYLPLMVPAITSLFVFEFMWAWNDFLLPLLFVYDDAYRTLPLGLMYFFGEYTADQSLIAAGVSISIVPIIVVYIIFQRKFIEGITAGSVKG; the protein is encoded by the coding sequence CACTAGTGATGCCCGGATTTCTTGAAAAATTTAAAATAAGCAAATTGATGATCTACTTCATTTTGGTAACGTTTCTATTTATTTCAATCATGCCGGTTTTATGGATTGTACTGGCTGCCTTAAAAGATTCTAGTGAATTGAGTAATAATCCATTTTCTTTCCCTCAATCTATTACATTCGAAAATATAATAGAGGCCTGGACGGTTGGCAAAATGGGAAAATATTTCTTGAATAGTATTATCGTAGCTTTCCCTCGAGTCATCGTAATCTTAATCTTGGCAACCATGGCAGGTTATGCTTTCGGGAAGTTGAAATTTCCCGGCAAAAATGCACTCTTTTACTTTTTTTTACTTGGTTTAATGGTGCCGATTCAGGCGATGATTATTCCCTTATATTACAACATCCAAGGTATGGGGCTTATTAATACCTTTTGGGCAATGATTATTCCGAATTTCGGGCTGTCGATGCCTTTTGCCATATTTATGATGCGGGCATTCTTTAAAGATCTTCCGGATGAGCTAATGGACTCTGCCAAAATTGACGGCTGTAACGAGTTTCAAACCTTTTTTCGCGTATACCTTCCTTTGATGGTGCCTGCAATCACCTCCTTATTTGTTTTTGAGTTTATGTGGGCATGGAATGATTTCTTGTTGCCGCTATTGTTTGTTTATGATGATGCTTACCGAACTTTGCCACTTGGATTGATGTATTTCTTTGGTGAATATACTGCTGACCAATCTTTAATTGCTGCAGGTGTAAGTATTTCAATTGTACCGATTATTGTTGTTTATATTATTTTCCAAAGAAAGTTCATTGAAGGGATTACGGCAGGTTCTGTGAAGGGATAA